One Eretmochelys imbricata isolate rEreImb1 chromosome 9, rEreImb1.hap1, whole genome shotgun sequence genomic window, tTAGCAATGGACTTTGATAGGCACCAATCctcatctgagctttcctgggaacgtccTGCAGAAAACTGAGTCAAGCATGGacctgtgacttgcccaggtgactccaaaactccattttgtagctggattctacacagggggagagaggggtttccacccacaagagagaaactATATAAGCTCCTGGGAaaaccctccattttgtcttcagctggctcaagaggtagCCTCTCCACTCCCAAAGGATAcgtgaaagaaactggaacaaaggacagtaactacaggggcatgagtgattgctggacccagactagaaggagactaatctgtaaaagaagcttattggaacatctctgaggatgagatttcatctgtaatcactgtCTTACtgtgttaggcttagacttgcgtgttttattttattttgcttggtaatttacttgttctgtctgttattacttggaaccacttaaatcctactttttgcatttaataaaatcactttttacttattagcccagagtatgtattaataccggggggggagaggggtaaacagctgtgcaactctctctatcagtgttatagagggtgaacaatttatgagtttaccctgtataagctttatacagggtaaaatgggtttgtttgggatttggaccccattgggagttgggtatctgagtgctggagataggaacacttcttaagctgttttcagttaagtctgcagtttctgggggacatggttcagacttgggtctgtgtttgtagcaggcaagtgtgtctggctAAAATCAGGCAAgggactgaagtcccaagctggcagggaaaacaggcttagaggtagtctaggcacatcaggtggtagtttccaagggggtttctgtgatccagcctGTCACAGCTCACAACCCTTGTTTTAGCAGGGGCCCTGCAGCCAGCATGCTTGCAAACTGAAATGGTGCTGGTCAGAGTGCACAAGCAGCCATAAATGTTACAGCCCTTCTGTAAATGTCATGGAACTCCATTGGAGGAAGGAAGGGGTGACGTCATTgccacaccccaaactggtgattCCTGTGACCTGAGAGCTTTCATGCCTAATGTTTAAACCACTGATTCTTTCACATCTTGGGCAGGCCTTTGAGGTGGAACAGTACCTTATAAAGTTTGGGACTTTGCCAGCCTGATGTAAGgaatgtatgtatttttttattattctcaGAGTGCAAAGCACCATAAAGTCACATCACAGTGAACACAACCCAGGCGAGTCATTGGCCAGTGATCTTTCTCCATGTTTTGCTGTCTTCACACATCCCAGAGAAGGGTGACACCACATCCCATCCAGTTAGCCACATCATCAAACCACACTCGCTGTGGGCTTCCCTGGCACCAGTCATTGGTAGGGAGAGAATGTAACCTAGTCCCCTAACTGaatggttctcaacctcttcCCTAGCATGACCTCCGTGTCTATACTGGGACATCCTTCGCCCCGCCTTCCCATTTAGCAACAGGGAATGGCAGGGTGGTTGGGACCTTCATCCCCAGCTTGagcacccctgccctgactcttccTCTTAGCTTGTCTGTGTCTGGCTGGACTATCACTGTGGAGTGAAAGTAAATGCTCCACCCTCCCATTATTTCCTGTCTCTGTAATGTTAAAGAGGACTGCACATAGCCACTGGTGGCTAAATAGATTCCAATTTCTTTGCAAATCAGATGTGGCTCATTAAACATACAGTGCTGGGTGTCACAGTAATGCCCATCAACTGGAAGCCCTGTAAATGATTAGCATTGCACCTTCTGCCGGGGGCTCTCTTAGGACTGTGAGTGGCCCTGTTTATCAAGGAAAAGCAGCATGAGAATCCCATCTGCCTTGATGCTGATCCATGcagcttcccagcccagctgACACACATTTGTCCATTTTGCAAACTTCAGGGTATGTTCTCCCCTGGCTGTGTGTCACTTGATGTCCGTTCATGTGAATAGGACTTCTTTGTATGCTTAGTGATCAGAGTGAGCTCGCCTCTGCAACGGTCACGGCCAAGTTCCACTACAGTTATTTCACCACTCACAACTGGGGCTTTATATTTGGTAACACAAAACCTCCACTTAGATGTggtacttcccctccccccccccccccccccgcacgctTGGTGTTTGCACCTGGGTTAGTACTGAACATTTGCTAATGCTGCCGACCCTGTGAGTAAGAGTTTGCATTCTACAGGAGGGGGATTAATGTGTTGTGTGTTTATGGCACTGTTGGGAAGTGGCTTGTGAGGAGGCTGCATAGTTTGTCAGTGTTTGTGGACCGAAGCTGTGTGGGTAGCTGTGTGGGTGGTACGGTACAGTTAGAAGGTCTCCTGTAACTTGGCAAGTCATTGCTTTTAAGGCTTTTGGCTAGGAGGATGTCCCACTCACCTAACCTTAATTCCTTTCAAACAAAGGTTGTGGTATGAACTATATATGTGTACTATATATTATAGTACCAACTGGATGAACTAATGCACTTCGCCTTTCTTCTGTCAGGTATGTTTCGCTTTGCCCTCCAGTCCCATCACACCCACACGCAGGAGTCTTTCTCCTGCACCTTGTCAGGTTGTATCAGTCGCactccaccttcaaatccctcaaAACTCCCTTTTGCTGTGAGGCCAGGAGGCCTACAAAAAGCTTTGACagcagttaggctgctggtgtgttgTGACCACCGCCTCTCTCCTTCTGTTGCCCCATTTGCCTGAATCCATCCTTTATACTTgattgcaagctccttggggcagggactatctttgcCTTCTGAGTtggtacagcgcctagcacaatggggtcctggtccgtgactgaAGCTTCTAGTAGCTTTACTATAATAATACTAACAAACCCTGGGGGTCGCTCAGTTAGTTATCAGGGCAGGATTCACAGCAGGAAGAGGGTTGATGTACTGTGTGCAGTTGGTTGTGCTGTTCATTTCtcattctctcttccccctcccagtgTCTGAGGGGCTCAGGATTCCGGGGCAAGAGGACTTTTCTCTATTGTCAGCTGGCTTCTGATTCCCAAAGCAGAATTTTCCTTCCACTCTTTTTCACACTGTGCGCAactaacctatggaactcctcgccaggggatgctgtgattgccaaaagtacaactgggttaaaaaaagaatgagaaattcattgaGGAGTGGACGGTTAGCCAAGAGGGTGACCGACCATGCTCAGGGTGACCCTCCTAAACCTCTGCCGGGAGGAGAACGGGGGGAGCGCGGGATTCCGATAACTACCCAGTTCTgcacactccccctgaagctctggtactggccattaCTGGAGACAGCAGAGGGGCCTAGATGGACTATAACTCTGACCCCTCTGCGGCACCTCTTAGTCTCTGGATTTTCCTTCTATCCTGGTGTGGCTGTTGCTGCAATTGGAAGACTACAACCAGGGCAGGCCTGACCCCCCGGCAGCACGCCTTGGTTCCAGCTGATCCTAgaagcctggggcggggggacctTTGGCCCACACAAGCGGGTGGGTCAGGAGCGCTCTGGGCCCCTGGTTCCCCGCCCCTGCACCCCACGTGGAGTTAGGAGCAGGAGCCGAGGGGGAAGAAGCCCGGTCACAGCCTGAAGCGGCGAGGGGCGGCCTGTGCCGGGAtcccggggcggggcagggaaggCGCTGAGCCCTGGCCCCGGGGCGGCGCTGCAGAGGGAGACGGGGAGCGCCCGGAGGGCCATGGCGGGGGAGTCCCCGGGCCGCGGGGAGCAGGCGCTGCGGGAGCTCCAGGCCCTGGTGGAGCTGGTCGGGGGGAAGCCCGAGGTGCTGCTGGTCGGGGAGGTGCTGGAAGCGGGGGAGACCCGGGCGCTGCTGGGGGCTTTTGCCCGGGAGCTCTTCGGGGAGCAGCCCGGGCCCGCGGCGGGCAGCGGGGGGCAGCCCCGGGGGAAGCCGGCTCCCCAGGTCCGGGTGTGCCTCGGCCCCGGCGGCGCGGCCGGCCGGGAGATCCGCTCCCCGCTCATCTTCCTGCTGTGCCGGGCCGGCTCCCTGCAGCCGCCGCGGGCCCGGGCCCGGCTGCGGGAGATCGCGCGGGACCTGCGGAGCCGGCTGCCCCGGGGCCCGCCGGCCGCCCTGGTGGGGGTGATCGTGCAGCCCGGCCCCGGccaggaggcggcggcggcggcggcgcagCGGCTGCTGGAGGCGCTGCTCTGCGAGGTCTTCCAGGGAGGGCGGCGCGGGGCCGGGCCGCGGGACACGGTGCAAGCGGCCGCCTACAGCCCCGGCCGCCCGGGCGGGACGCTGGAGGTCCGCAGAGCCGCCTGCCGAGCCCTGCGAGCGGCCCTGCAGCACCGAGCAGGTACGGGGCGGGGTGCCCGGGGGCCGGGGCacggggggagcggggagagagCAGGCCGGGGGCGTCGGTTTCTTTCTTGCCTCGGGTTGCCGTGTGCACCTCCTGGCGAGCTGAGCTGCTGTGTCAGCACCGGCTGGCATCCAGGAGCGCTGGCCCTGCCGGGCGCCACCAGCTCTCAGCCCAGAGTCTCTTACACATGACACAATGGGGCAGGCAGCTGTGGCTGGAAGGCGCTGGGTCTCGCTGGACACACAGCCGCACTTGGGTGGGGGGTAGTGGAATCAAAAGGCCCTGGGGTTTGCAAGGGGAAGGTGGCTCCCTGAGTTGGGATGGGCAAGCGCTCCAGAGCCAACCCCCCGCCTTCCTTCAGTGAACGCCCCGGGAATGGCCATGATCCCACACCAGTAGCACGGATTTCCTTGCTGGGGCATTGGTTCAGAACAAACCCTGCCACCTGCTTAGTTAGTCCCCGGTGCCCCTGTGGGTTTCCCAGCCCAGGACTGACCCATCCTGACGGCTCAGTTCATTAGGTCTGATGGGATCACGGCACAAGACGGGATGGCAGGTATACATGTATTATAATAATTCATAGCTGTAAGGAACACCACTGGTTACAGCTGATTGGTGCCATGGTCTTGAACCCATTTCTGTCTCAGCAGCACTATCTTGGGGCTTGGCACAAGTTGTACTGGGTTTACTATACCGGTATAATTAAAGAGGTACAAGTGTGGATGCAGGTCATGTCTACAATGGGAGCCTTACCAgtataggaaaaagaaaaggagtacttgtggcaccttagagactaaccaatttatttgagcatgagctttcgtgagctacagctcacttcatcagatgcatactgttaCCAGTATAGGTATACTGCTGTGTTATACCAGCAGGGTGCTTTTATTGTAgatgctgcctttggtgggacacaactgag contains:
- the C9H2orf72 gene encoding uncharacterized protein C2orf72 homolog, encoding MAGESPGRGEQALRELQALVELVGGKPEVLLVGEVLEAGETRALLGAFARELFGEQPGPAAGSGGQPRGKPAPQVRVCLGPGGAAGREIRSPLIFLLCRAGSLQPPRARARLREIARDLRSRLPRGPPAALVGVIVQPGPGQEAAAAAAQRLLEALLCEVFQGGRRGAGPRDTVQAAAYSPGRPGGTLEVRRAACRALRAALQHRAGGEEREKRRFPSLLQCIPWGRRSQRRGRSAKAANNLHEGGLQDPEEGVALTGMSLNGNCEEAGRGTGA